A single window of uncultured Pseudodesulfovibrio sp. DNA harbors:
- the qrcC gene encoding menaquinone reductase iron-sulfur cluster-binding subunit QrcC, which translates to MQTKEFKIKWGMVIDIDKCTGCGACMVGCQVENNIAPMTKKDPYNYVQALTTDRDNASNKLKTLTWMNVYELSNGKAFPEHETAYLPRPCMQCGNPACVPVCPVVATEKNEEGGIVSQIYPRCIGCRYCMAACPYHARYFNWWDPLWPEGMDKGLSPAVSPRPRGVVEKCNFCHTRYMNAKDQARQNGEDPMNLPDGAYVTACAEICPTKAITFGDLNNPEHKVHDLAKSPKAFRLLEKLGLAPQVYYMSNREWVRKQGDNYNADGGGH; encoded by the coding sequence ATGCAAACAAAAGAATTCAAAATCAAATGGGGCATGGTCATTGATATTGACAAATGCACCGGCTGCGGCGCCTGTATGGTCGGCTGCCAGGTGGAGAACAATATCGCTCCCATGACCAAGAAAGACCCCTATAACTATGTTCAGGCCTTGACGACGGATCGCGACAATGCGTCCAATAAGCTCAAGACCCTGACTTGGATGAACGTTTACGAACTGTCCAACGGTAAAGCCTTCCCTGAACATGAGACGGCTTACTTGCCCAGACCTTGCATGCAGTGTGGCAACCCCGCTTGTGTGCCTGTTTGTCCGGTCGTTGCCACCGAGAAGAACGAAGAGGGCGGCATTGTATCCCAGATCTACCCCCGTTGTATCGGTTGTAGGTACTGCATGGCTGCATGCCCATATCACGCTCGTTACTTTAACTGGTGGGATCCGCTTTGGCCTGAAGGCATGGACAAGGGGTTGAGCCCGGCCGTGTCTCCTCGTCCTCGTGGCGTGGTTGAGAAGTGTAACTTCTGTCATACCCGTTACATGAATGCCAAGGATCAAGCTCGTCAGAATGGCGAGGACCCGATGAATCTGCCCGATGGCGCATATGTGACCGCTTGCGCAGAAATCTGCCCGACCAAGGCTATCACCTTCGGCGATTTGAATAATCCCGAACATAAGGTGCATGACCTTGCTAAGAGCCCGAAAGCATTCCGTCTGCTTGAGAAACTCGGCCTGGCTCCCCAGGTCTATTACATGAGCAATCGTGAATGGGTCCGCAAGCAGGGTGATAACTACAACGCCGATGGCGGCGGTCACTAG
- the qrcD gene encoding menaquinone reductase integral membrane subunit QrcD, giving the protein MDSKLFPEGVQRCSFGKFLIWIAAIMGVFLWGLYAAVLVLYNGIGTTGLDNYFGFGAWITFDLAVIALGAGAFFTGLLKYILKIKQLEKIINLTVVVGFCCYAGAMLVLVLDVGQPTRAWFGYWHPNVHSMLTEVIFCITCYLTVLIIEFVPLILEQKQLNKIPFIHALAHNMHVNMALFAGIGAFLSTFHQGSLGGMYGVLIGRPYAFREGFFIWPWTFFLFVLSAVGSGPVFTVLIATLMEKITGKKLVDFKTKALMGKIAGTMLCVYMFFKILDTWAWAYGYLPTVGLTFDDMFYGFIYGKWLMFSELVVCGIVPAIMLIVPAIRNNPTLLYTAAILDCIGVSLNRYLFTVQTIAFPVMPFDDWQVYYPNWVEYATSIMIIAFGFLVLSFVYRYLPLFPQERKLN; this is encoded by the coding sequence ATGGATAGCAAACTCTTCCCGGAAGGGGTGCAGCGGTGCTCGTTTGGCAAGTTCCTTATTTGGATAGCTGCCATAATGGGCGTTTTCCTCTGGGGGCTCTATGCCGCAGTGCTCGTACTGTATAATGGTATTGGCACCACCGGCCTGGATAACTACTTCGGGTTCGGTGCCTGGATTACCTTTGACCTTGCTGTGATCGCTCTTGGCGCCGGTGCTTTTTTCACCGGTCTGCTCAAGTATATCCTTAAGATCAAACAGCTTGAAAAAATTATTAACCTGACGGTTGTCGTCGGTTTCTGCTGCTATGCAGGTGCCATGCTGGTTCTGGTTCTTGATGTTGGTCAGCCGACCCGTGCATGGTTCGGTTACTGGCATCCTAATGTCCACTCCATGCTGACAGAAGTTATCTTCTGTATCACCTGCTATTTGACTGTTCTGATCATCGAGTTCGTCCCGTTGATTCTTGAGCAGAAGCAGTTGAACAAGATTCCCTTCATTCATGCGTTGGCTCACAACATGCACGTCAACATGGCGTTGTTCGCCGGTATTGGTGCATTCCTGTCCACATTCCACCAGGGTTCCCTGGGTGGTATGTATGGCGTCCTGATCGGTCGTCCTTACGCTTTCCGTGAAGGATTCTTCATCTGGCCATGGACTTTCTTCCTGTTTGTACTCTCCGCAGTTGGTTCCGGTCCGGTTTTCACCGTTCTGATTGCCACCCTCATGGAGAAGATTACAGGTAAGAAACTGGTCGATTTCAAGACCAAGGCTTTGATGGGCAAGATTGCTGGCACCATGCTGTGCGTGTACATGTTCTTCAAGATTCTTGACACGTGGGCATGGGCTTATGGTTACCTGCCTACCGTCGGTTTGACCTTTGACGACATGTTCTATGGCTTTATCTACGGCAAATGGTTGATGTTCTCTGAATTGGTTGTGTGTGGTATTGTGCCAGCTATTATGTTGATTGTTCCGGCCATCCGTAATAATCCGACATTGCTGTATACCGCTGCCATTTTGGACTGCATTGGCGTGTCCCTGAACCGTTATCTCTTTACTGTTCAAACAATTGCCTTCCCGGTTATGCCGTTTGACGATTGGCAAGTGTACTACCCGAACTGGGTTGAGTACGCCACGTCCATCATGATCATAGCCTTTGGCTTTTTGGTCCTGTCATTCGTGTACCGCTACCTCCCTCTGTTTCCGCAAGAGCGTAAATTGAATTAG